The following coding sequences lie in one Saimiri boliviensis isolate mSaiBol1 chromosome 6, mSaiBol1.pri, whole genome shotgun sequence genomic window:
- the OR4X2 gene encoding olfactory receptor 4X2 — MANIHNVTEFIFLGLSPSQKAQRVCFVMFLFLYTAIVLGNFLIVLTVMTSRSLGSPMYFFLSYLAFVEICYSSVTAPKLILDLLAERKAISWWGCMAQLFFMHFFGGAEIFLLTVMAYDRYVAICKPLSYTTIMNRQVCAVLVGTAWVGGFVHSFAQILLVFHLPFCGPNVINHYFCDLLPLLKLACSDTFLIGLLIVANGGTLSVISLGVLLASYLVILLHLRAWSSEGRRKALSTCGSHVTVVSLFFGPCIFIYLRPSTTLPVDKVLAVFYTVITPLLNPVIYSLRNAEMKKAMKRLWIRTLRLHEK, encoded by the coding sequence ATGGCTAACATACACAATGTGACTGAATTCATTTTTCTGGGACTTTCTCCCAGTCAAAAGGCGCAGAGAGTTTGCTTTGTGATGTTTCTGTTCTTGTACACAGCAATCGTGCTGGGGAATTTCCTCATTGTGCTCACTGTCATGACCAGCAGAAGTCTTGGTTCCCCAATGTACTTCTTCCTCAGCTACCTCGCCTTCGTGGAGATCTGCTACTCCTCTGTTACAGCCCCCAAACTCATCTTGGATCTGCTGGCTGAAAGGAAAGCCATATCTTGGTGGGGCTGCATGGCCCAGCTTTTCTTCATGCACTTCTTTGGTGGCGCTGAGATATTCCTGCTCACTGTGATGGCCTATGACCGCtatgtggccatctgcaagccccTCAGCTATACCACTATCATGAACCGTCAGGTGTGTGCTGTCCTTGTAGGAACAGCGTGGGTGGGAGGCTTTGTGCATTCCTTTGCCCAAATCCTTCTCGTCTTCCACTTGCCCTTCTGTGGCCCCAATGTGATCAATCACTATTTCTGTGACCTGCTTCCCCTTCTCAAACTTGCCTGCTCTGACACCTTCCTCATTGGTCTGCTGATTGTTGCCAATGGGGGGACCTTGTCTGTGATCAGTCTGGGAGTCCTCTTAGCATCCTACTTGGTCATATTGCTCCACCTGAGGGCCTGGAGCTCGGAGGGGCGGCGCAAAGCTCTCTCCACCTGTGGGTCTCATGTCACCGTGGTTAGCCTGTTCTTTGGGCCCTGCATCTTCATCTATCTGAGGCCTTCTACCACGCTGCCTGTAGACAAGGTGTTGGCTGTGTTCTACACGGTGATAACCCCGCTCCTGAACCCTGTCATCTACTCCCTGAGAAATGCTGAAATGAAGAAGGCCATGAAGAGGCTGTGGATTCGGACACTAAGACTCCATGAGAAGTAG